A stretch of Mycobacterium sp. ITM-2016-00316 DNA encodes these proteins:
- a CDS encoding Ig-like domain-containing protein — MSVRRAEGFAVRRWLQLGAASAGVGAALWGFSVAGPQTGVAAADTGSTSSASSSASSDGNRSVRSVRTVRSADDPRRTQRSAATDKDEEKRADPDDVSDLEAERPNRVVSEAPAGAVTETVNVPAAQPISTPAPAPSPTRSWQSPYQRWVARSLAAWTTDSLGWIESLQTSDRTKQQLEASLFTIRRTLFNQAPTIDPVQISGVLDGPVTGTLAAHDPDGDRLVYVLTRGPASGTVHIDRDGTFTYTPGEDFDGVDAFRVTAIDIGFHTNLLEPLRPVGSNPLRSLINQGAVTFAFSYTAGAEHWTVERREALQRAADALILYFRVKKPVTLSYDVEGEDDRGPLASLAGAGSDPVSEDPGFWDTVIQLKLLTGVDVNGAAADGEISWNFGYGWGLGQSVGADEYDFHSTAMHELLHSFGFQSGIGEAGDNEGRNWVILDQFVATAAGDRPIGRNLRWDSDFDGYLAGQDGGLYFSGRHAVAAYGGFVPLYYPSLWEPGSSAHHTDDITFAGEDQLLMNAMTGTGPGIRVLSALEIGIMRDLGYTVVPVSR; from the coding sequence ATGTCGGTTCGCCGCGCTGAAGGATTCGCCGTCCGACGTTGGCTGCAACTCGGCGCGGCCTCGGCCGGGGTGGGCGCCGCGTTATGGGGGTTCTCGGTGGCGGGGCCGCAGACCGGTGTCGCGGCAGCGGACACCGGAAGCACGTCTTCGGCGTCCTCGAGCGCATCGTCGGACGGCAACCGATCGGTGCGGTCGGTCCGCACGGTCCGGTCGGCGGACGATCCACGGCGCACGCAGCGCTCGGCGGCCACGGACAAGGATGAGGAGAAACGGGCCGATCCCGACGACGTGTCCGACCTCGAGGCCGAGCGACCGAATCGCGTGGTCAGTGAGGCCCCGGCGGGAGCCGTCACCGAGACGGTGAACGTCCCGGCAGCACAGCCCATCTCGACGCCTGCGCCCGCGCCGTCGCCCACCCGGTCATGGCAGAGCCCGTACCAGCGCTGGGTGGCCCGGTCGCTGGCCGCCTGGACCACGGACAGCCTCGGCTGGATCGAGTCGCTGCAGACATCCGACCGCACCAAGCAGCAGCTGGAGGCGTCGCTCTTCACGATCCGCCGCACCTTGTTCAACCAGGCGCCCACCATCGACCCGGTCCAGATCAGCGGTGTCCTCGACGGCCCGGTCACCGGCACCCTGGCCGCCCACGATCCCGACGGTGACCGGTTGGTCTACGTCCTGACCCGGGGACCCGCTTCGGGCACTGTGCACATCGACCGCGACGGCACTTTCACTTATACCCCCGGCGAGGATTTCGACGGGGTGGACGCGTTCCGGGTCACCGCCATCGACATCGGTTTCCACACCAATCTGCTGGAACCGCTGCGGCCGGTCGGAAGTAACCCGTTGCGGTCGTTGATCAATCAGGGTGCGGTGACGTTCGCCTTCAGTTACACCGCGGGTGCCGAGCACTGGACCGTCGAGCGCCGGGAAGCGTTGCAGCGTGCTGCGGACGCCCTGATCCTCTACTTCCGCGTGAAGAAACCGGTCACCCTCAGCTACGACGTGGAGGGCGAGGACGACCGGGGCCCGCTGGCCTCGCTGGCCGGAGCCGGCAGCGACCCGGTGAGCGAGGACCCGGGCTTCTGGGACACCGTGATTCAGCTCAAGTTGCTCACCGGTGTCGATGTGAACGGCGCTGCCGCCGATGGCGAGATCAGCTGGAATTTCGGCTACGGCTGGGGGCTGGGCCAGTCGGTGGGAGCCGACGAGTACGACTTCCATTCCACGGCGATGCACGAGCTGCTGCACTCGTTCGGATTCCAGTCGGGGATCGGGGAGGCCGGTGACAACGAGGGCCGGAACTGGGTGATTCTGGACCAATTCGTGGCGACGGCTGCCGGCGACCGCCCTATCGGCCGAAACCTCAGGTGGGACAGTGATTTCGATGGCTACCTGGCCGGCCAGGACGGTGGCCTGTACTTTTCCGGGCGGCACGCGGTTGCCGCCTACGGCGGGTTCGTTCCGCTGTACTACCCGTCTCTGTGGGAGCCGGGCAGTTCGGCCCACCACACCGACGACATCACCTTCGCCGGCGAGGACCAGCTGCTGATGAACGCCATGACCGGCACCGGCCCGGGCATCCGGGTGCTCAGCGCGCTCGAGATCGGCATCATGCGGGATCTCGGCTACACGGTGGTGCCGGTCAGCCGGTGA
- a CDS encoding GntR family transcriptional regulator: MPKKYGVKEKDLVVTYVVNLILTGKLRSGDRLDRNEIAEDLGISRVPIQEAVVQLEHDGIVSTQYHRGAFIHRFDVDVLREHHELYGVLNGIASARAATEADPELQTTLRALAAGLRNSRDARSFHETAWQYREAVTDAHAGPRLQAAIRAAQTFIPRAYWSAYLDAPAALLGHYEDETAAITDQDPDSARAACAAAADLMGQIMATELVRRGVLEGPIARDPFAFEMS, from the coding sequence ATGCCCAAGAAGTACGGGGTCAAAGAGAAAGACCTGGTAGTCACCTACGTGGTGAACCTGATCCTCACCGGAAAGCTCCGGTCGGGTGATCGGCTGGACCGCAACGAGATCGCCGAGGACCTCGGCATCAGCAGGGTGCCCATCCAGGAGGCCGTCGTGCAACTCGAGCACGACGGGATCGTGTCGACGCAGTATCACCGCGGCGCGTTCATCCACCGCTTCGATGTCGACGTGCTGCGCGAACACCACGAGCTCTACGGGGTGCTCAACGGGATCGCCTCGGCGCGGGCGGCCACCGAGGCCGACCCGGAACTGCAGACCACGCTGCGGGCGCTGGCCGCGGGGCTGCGCAACAGCCGTGATGCCCGCAGCTTCCACGAGACGGCCTGGCAGTACCGCGAGGCGGTCACCGACGCCCACGCCGGCCCGCGGCTGCAGGCAGCGATCCGGGCGGCGCAGACCTTCATCCCACGGGCCTATTGGTCGGCCTACCTCGACGCGCCCGCGGCGTTGCTCGGCCACTACGAGGACGAGACCGCCGCCATCACCGATCAGGACCCGGATTCGGCGCGTGCGGCCTGCGCGGCGGCGGCCGATCTCATGGGGCAGATCATGGCGACCGAACTGGTGCGCCGCGGCGTGCTCGAGGGGCCGATAGCCCGGGACCCCTTTGCGTTCGAAATGAGCTGA
- a CDS encoding inositol-3-phosphate synthase: MSKPESTEVRVAIVGVGNCASSLVQGVQYYRDADENANVPGLMHVKFGPYHVRDVKFVAAFDVDAKKVGFDLSEAIGASENNTIKIADVPPTDIIVQRGPTLDGIGKYYSETIEVSDADPVDVVKVLKDAKVDVLVSYLPVGSEEADKFYAQCAIDAKVAFVNALPVFIASDPVWAKKFTDAGVPIVGDDIKSQVGATITHRVMAKLFEDRGVTLDRTYQLNVGGNMDFKNMLERERLESKKVSKTQAVTSNLTGSLADKVYDKNVHIGPSDYVAWLDDRKWAYVRLEGRAFGDVPLNLEYKLEVWDSPNSAGIIIDAVRAAKIALDRGLGGPILPASAYLMKSPPEQLADDVARTQLEAFIEG, encoded by the coding sequence ATGTCGAAGCCTGAGTCCACCGAAGTCAGGGTCGCGATTGTCGGAGTCGGCAACTGCGCATCCTCCTTGGTCCAGGGTGTGCAGTACTACCGCGACGCCGACGAGAACGCCAACGTCCCCGGCCTGATGCACGTGAAGTTCGGGCCGTACCACGTCCGCGACGTGAAGTTCGTCGCCGCGTTCGACGTGGACGCCAAGAAGGTCGGCTTCGACCTGTCCGAGGCCATCGGTGCGTCGGAGAACAACACCATCAAGATCGCCGACGTACCGCCGACCGACATCATCGTGCAGCGCGGACCGACGCTCGACGGCATCGGCAAGTACTACTCCGAGACCATCGAGGTCTCCGACGCCGACCCGGTCGACGTCGTCAAGGTCCTCAAGGACGCCAAGGTCGACGTGCTGGTGTCCTACCTGCCCGTCGGTTCCGAAGAGGCCGACAAGTTCTACGCCCAGTGCGCCATCGACGCCAAGGTCGCGTTCGTCAACGCGCTGCCGGTGTTCATCGCCTCGGACCCGGTGTGGGCCAAGAAGTTCACCGATGCCGGTGTGCCGATCGTCGGTGACGACATCAAGAGCCAGGTCGGCGCCACCATCACCCACCGCGTGATGGCCAAGCTGTTCGAGGATCGCGGCGTCACCCTGGACCGCACCTACCAGCTCAACGTCGGCGGCAACATGGACTTCAAGAACATGCTCGAACGCGAGCGCCTGGAGTCCAAGAAGGTGTCCAAGACCCAGGCCGTCACCAGCAACCTGACCGGCTCGCTGGCCGACAAGGTGTACGACAAGAACGTGCACATCGGCCCGTCGGACTACGTCGCCTGGCTCGACGACCGCAAGTGGGCCTACGTCCGCCTGGAGGGCCGCGCCTTCGGTGACGTGCCGCTGAACCTGGAGTACAAGCTCGAGGTCTGGGATTCGCCGAACTCCGCGGGCATCATCATCGACGCCGTGCGCGCCGCGAAGATCGCCCTGGACCGCGGCCTGGGCGGCCCGATCCTGCCTGCCTCGGCCTACCTGATGAAGAGCCCGCCGGAGCAGCTGGCCGACGATGTCGCCCGCACCCAGCTGGAAGCCTTCATCGAGGGCTGA
- a CDS encoding LLM class F420-dependent oxidoreductase: MSLPIRIGVQLQPQHMTEYGQVRDAVRRCEDIGVDVAFNWDHFFPLYGDPDGPHYECWTMLAAWAEQTSRIEIGALVTCNSYRNPELLADMARTVDNISGGRLILGIGSGWKDKDYNEYGYEFGTAGGRLDDLAAALPRIESRMAKLNPAPLREIPVLIGGQGKRKTLRLVAEHAHIWHGFTDASTYPGLAEVLDAHCADVGRDPAAIERSSGVPEKSVEAALAGAESLVGLGVTLLTIGVNGPDYDLSIAEALVTWRDERAAG; encoded by the coding sequence ATGAGCCTTCCCATCCGCATCGGTGTCCAGCTCCAGCCCCAGCACATGACCGAATACGGTCAGGTGCGCGACGCGGTGCGCCGCTGCGAGGACATCGGGGTCGACGTCGCATTCAACTGGGACCACTTCTTTCCGCTCTACGGAGACCCCGACGGCCCGCACTACGAGTGCTGGACCATGCTGGCCGCCTGGGCCGAGCAGACCTCGCGCATCGAGATCGGCGCGCTGGTCACCTGCAACTCCTACCGCAACCCGGAGTTGCTTGCCGATATGGCCCGCACCGTCGACAACATCTCCGGCGGCCGGCTGATCCTGGGCATCGGATCGGGCTGGAAGGACAAGGACTACAACGAGTACGGCTACGAGTTCGGCACTGCCGGTGGCCGTCTCGATGACCTGGCGGCGGCGCTGCCGCGCATCGAGTCCCGGATGGCGAAGCTGAACCCTGCTCCACTGCGCGAGATCCCGGTCCTGATCGGCGGACAGGGCAAGCGCAAGACGCTGCGGCTGGTCGCCGAGCACGCCCACATCTGGCACGGTTTCACCGACGCGAGCACCTACCCCGGCCTGGCCGAGGTGCTCGACGCGCACTGCGCCGACGTCGGCCGCGACCCGGCCGCCATCGAGCGGTCCTCCGGTGTGCCGGAAAAGAGCGTCGAGGCCGCGCTCGCCGGCGCCGAATCGCTCGTCGGCCTGGGAGTCACCCTGCTGACCATCGGGGTCAACGGCCCCGACTACGACCTGTCGATCGCCGAGGCGCTGGTCACATGGCGTGACGAACGGGCCGCCGGCTGA
- a CDS encoding MarR family winged helix-turn-helix transcriptional regulator encodes MVETEPQAAELAGELQRVLSKLFSVLRRGDTRGAGNTGAGDLTLAQLSILLTLLESGPIRMTELAAHERVRTPTTTVAIRRLEKLGLVKRSRDPSDLRAVLVEVTPRGLVQHREALDARRAFLASMLANLSSEDRATLNAAIGSLERLGEQPTT; translated from the coding sequence ATGGTCGAGACCGAACCGCAGGCCGCTGAGCTGGCTGGAGAGCTGCAACGTGTGCTCTCCAAACTGTTTTCGGTGCTGCGTCGTGGGGACACCCGTGGTGCCGGAAACACCGGCGCCGGCGACCTCACGCTGGCTCAGCTCTCGATCCTGCTGACCCTGTTGGAGTCCGGACCGATCCGGATGACCGAGCTCGCCGCCCACGAACGGGTCCGCACGCCCACCACCACGGTCGCCATCCGTCGGCTGGAGAAGCTCGGGCTGGTCAAGCGCTCCCGCGACCCCTCCGATCTGCGTGCCGTGCTCGTCGAGGTGACCCCGCGCGGGTTGGTCCAGCACCGCGAGGCACTCGACGCGCGGCGGGCATTCCTGGCCAGCATGCTGGCCAATCTGAGCTCCGAGGACCGGGCCACCCTCAACGCCGCGATCGGTTCACTGGAGCGCCTCGGCGAGCAGCCGACCACATAG
- a CDS encoding alpha/beta fold hydrolase, translating to MSFPEISDDELLDLDEFALLHENAEQAGVTEVPPAQRLDLGEISAVKWGSGSPRVVFLHGGGQNAHTWDTVILGLGLPALAIDLPGHGRSAWREDGDYGPKLNAETVKPVLREHAADARLVVGMSLGGLTALRVAATEPALVPELVLVDVTPSAPERHEQMSKAQLGAVALVQGERTFPSFAAMLDVTVAAAPHRDRNSLRRGVFHNAKRLDDGTWTWRYDTIRRGATDKSEGMPESFTGLWEDVPAITMPTTLVRGANSFFVNDEDAAAFADGAPGFRQTHIVEGAGHSVQGDQPRKLIEILRGIVTG from the coding sequence GTGAGCTTCCCCGAGATCTCCGATGACGAACTGCTGGACCTCGACGAATTCGCCCTGCTTCACGAAAACGCCGAACAGGCCGGAGTGACCGAGGTTCCCCCGGCGCAGCGGCTCGACCTCGGCGAAATCAGCGCCGTCAAGTGGGGTTCGGGGTCGCCCCGGGTGGTCTTCCTGCACGGCGGTGGCCAGAACGCACACACCTGGGACACCGTCATCCTCGGACTCGGGCTGCCCGCGCTGGCCATCGATCTACCCGGGCACGGCCGCTCGGCCTGGCGCGAAGATGGGGACTACGGCCCCAAGCTCAACGCCGAAACCGTCAAACCCGTGCTGCGCGAGCATGCCGCCGACGCCCGGCTCGTGGTGGGTATGTCGCTGGGCGGGCTGACCGCACTGCGGGTCGCGGCCACCGAACCGGCCCTCGTGCCCGAACTGGTGCTCGTCGACGTCACCCCGTCCGCCCCCGAGCGGCACGAGCAGATGTCGAAGGCCCAGCTCGGGGCGGTCGCCCTGGTGCAAGGCGAGCGGACCTTCCCGTCGTTTGCGGCGATGCTCGACGTGACCGTCGCCGCCGCCCCGCACCGCGACCGGAACTCGTTGCGCCGCGGCGTGTTCCACAACGCCAAACGCCTCGACGACGGCACCTGGACCTGGCGGTATGACACCATCCGCAGGGGTGCCACCGACAAGAGCGAGGGCATGCCGGAATCCTTCACCGGTCTGTGGGAGGACGTCCCGGCCATCACCATGCCGACGACACTGGTGCGCGGCGCGAACTCCTTTTTCGTCAACGACGAGGACGCCGCGGCGTTCGCCGACGGTGCACCCGGATTCCGGCAAACCCATATCGTGGAGGGGGCCGGCCACTCGGTGCAGGGCGATCAGCCACGCAAGCTGATCGAGATCCTGCGCGGCATCGTCACCGGCTGA
- a CDS encoding amino acid ABC transporter ATP-binding protein, protein MAEAVSLAAKDIHLSFGANAVLRGVDLEVPAGSTAAVIGPSGSGKSTLLRTLNRLYEPDKGDILLDGRSVLGDNPDQLRQRIGMVFQQFNLFPHRTVLDNVTLALRKLKGMSPDAARELGLAQLDRVGLRHKADVRPATLSGGQQQRVAIARALAMAPQVMFFDEATSALDPELVKGVLELIADLGSTGMTMVVVTHEMGFARSAADSVVFMDNGKVVEAGPPELIFENAETERLRRFLSQVL, encoded by the coding sequence ATGGCTGAGGCAGTCTCGTTGGCCGCCAAGGACATTCATCTGTCGTTCGGTGCGAATGCGGTGCTGCGCGGTGTGGACCTGGAGGTTCCCGCCGGCAGCACGGCGGCCGTCATCGGCCCGTCGGGGTCGGGGAAGTCGACCCTGCTGCGGACGCTGAACCGGCTCTACGAACCCGACAAGGGCGACATCCTGCTGGACGGACGGTCGGTGCTCGGCGACAACCCCGACCAGCTGCGCCAGCGCATCGGCATGGTGTTCCAGCAGTTCAACCTGTTCCCGCATCGCACCGTGCTGGACAACGTGACCCTGGCGCTGCGCAAGCTCAAGGGCATGTCCCCCGATGCCGCGCGCGAGCTCGGGCTGGCCCAGCTGGATCGGGTTGGGCTGCGGCACAAGGCCGATGTGCGTCCGGCCACCCTGTCGGGCGGACAGCAGCAGCGGGTGGCGATCGCCCGTGCCCTGGCGATGGCACCGCAGGTGATGTTCTTCGACGAGGCCACCTCGGCGCTGGATCCGGAACTGGTCAAGGGTGTGCTCGAGCTGATCGCCGATCTCGGTTCCACCGGTATGACGATGGTGGTGGTGACGCACGAGATGGGCTTCGCCCGCTCGGCCGCCGATTCAGTGGTCTTCATGGACAACGGCAAAGTCGTCGAAGCCGGGCCACCCGAGCTGATCTTCGAGAATGCCGAGACGGAGCGGCTGCGGCGCTTCCTGTCCCAGGTTCTTTGA
- a CDS encoding ABC transporter substrate-binding protein/permease, producing the protein MTTLLRPVLAVLIALLAGAIGLAAPASADQCAPPGIDSASALPTNLAAAAQGPGADKYTTAGVEPLDGIDTAALGLGTPGVLTVGTLSDAPPSICINAASQFTGFDNEVLRAIADKLGLRINFVGTDFSGLLAQVASGRFDVGSSSITTTDARRQTVGFTNGYDFGYFSLVVPAGSPITSFSQLAAGQRIGVVQGTVQEAYVVDTLGLDPVKFPDYNTVYGSLKTRQIDAWVAPSQQAVGTVQPGDQATIIENTFSLDNFVAYAVAKENTPLIDALNAGLDAVIADGTWSQLYTDWVPRALPPGWKPGSKAAPAPQLPDFAAIAAERPTATDQGAPPAPRSVLGQLADSFLNWDLYRQAIPDLLKTGLPNTLILTAGAAVIGVVLGLLLAVAGISRSRLLRWPARVYTDIFRGLPEVVIILIIGLGIGPIVGGVTGNNPYPLGIAALGLMSAAYVGEIFRSGIQSVETGQMEASRALGFSYSSSMKLVIIPQGIRRVLPALVNQFISLLKASSLVYFLGLVANQRELFQVGRDLNAQTGSLSPLVAAGLFYLILTIPLTHLVNVIDARLRTGKQPAPIQEEMI; encoded by the coding sequence ATGACCACGTTGCTTCGCCCGGTGCTTGCGGTGCTGATCGCGCTGCTGGCCGGCGCAATCGGGCTGGCTGCGCCGGCCTCCGCCGATCAGTGCGCCCCGCCGGGTATCGACAGTGCGAGCGCGCTGCCCACCAATCTGGCGGCCGCCGCTCAGGGCCCCGGCGCCGACAAGTACACCACCGCGGGCGTCGAACCGCTGGACGGCATCGACACCGCCGCCCTGGGCCTCGGCACCCCCGGGGTGCTGACCGTCGGCACCCTGTCCGACGCCCCGCCCAGCATCTGCATCAACGCGGCCAGCCAGTTCACCGGGTTCGACAACGAGGTGCTGCGGGCGATCGCGGACAAACTGGGCCTGCGGATCAACTTCGTCGGCACCGACTTCTCCGGGCTGCTGGCCCAGGTCGCCTCCGGGCGCTTCGATGTCGGCTCCTCGTCGATCACCACCACCGACGCCCGCCGTCAGACGGTCGGCTTCACCAACGGCTACGACTTCGGCTACTTCTCGCTGGTGGTGCCGGCAGGCTCGCCGATCACCAGCTTCTCCCAGCTGGCCGCCGGGCAGCGCATCGGTGTGGTGCAGGGCACCGTGCAGGAGGCCTACGTCGTGGACACCCTCGGGCTGGATCCGGTGAAGTTCCCGGACTACAACACCGTCTACGGCAGCCTGAAGACCCGCCAGATCGATGCCTGGGTGGCGCCGTCGCAGCAGGCCGTGGGCACCGTGCAACCCGGCGACCAGGCCACCATCATCGAAAACACGTTCAGCCTGGACAATTTCGTGGCCTACGCCGTCGCCAAGGAGAACACCCCGCTGATCGACGCGCTCAACGCCGGGCTGGATGCGGTGATCGCCGACGGCACCTGGTCCCAGCTCTACACCGACTGGGTGCCCCGGGCTCTGCCGCCGGGCTGGAAACCCGGCTCCAAAGCTGCACCGGCACCGCAACTTCCGGACTTCGCGGCGATCGCCGCCGAACGTCCCACGGCCACCGACCAGGGCGCACCTCCGGCTCCCCGATCCGTGCTGGGCCAGCTCGCCGACTCGTTCCTGAACTGGGACCTGTACCGCCAGGCCATCCCCGACCTGCTCAAGACGGGGCTGCCGAACACGCTGATCCTCACCGCCGGGGCCGCCGTGATCGGTGTGGTGCTGGGCCTGCTGCTGGCCGTCGCCGGTATCTCGCGTTCGCGTCTGCTGCGGTGGCCGGCCCGCGTCTACACCGACATCTTCCGCGGCCTGCCCGAAGTGGTGATCATCCTGATCATCGGACTGGGCATCGGGCCGATCGTCGGAGGCGTGACCGGGAACAACCCCTATCCGCTCGGTATCGCCGCGCTGGGCCTGATGTCGGCGGCCTACGTCGGCGAGATCTTCCGCTCCGGCATCCAGAGCGTGGAGACCGGACAGATGGAGGCGTCCCGCGCGCTGGGATTCAGCTACTCGTCGTCGATGAAGCTGGTGATCATCCCGCAGGGCATCCGCCGGGTGCTGCCCGCGCTGGTGAACCAGTTCATCTCACTGCTCAAGGCGTCCTCGCTGGTGTACTTCCTGGGGCTGGTGGCCAACCAGCGCGAGCTGTTCCAGGTCGGCCGCGACCTGAACGCGCAGACCGGCAGCCTGTCGCCGTTGGTGGCCGCCGGCTTGTTCTACCTGATCCTGACCATCCCGCTCACCCATCTGGTCAACGTGATCGACGCGCGGCTGCGGACCGGGAAACAACCCGCCCCGATCCAAGAGGAGATGATCTGA
- a CDS encoding PhoX family phosphatase, giving the protein MALIPLNLFVAHHGRSSRQHVTCRYRCGDACSKPAPNTSDNEYFGDIVQALNRRSALKAAGIAVAAVGAGSALAACSTNGSDTAATSSTSASAPAEPPTPAGMNFAAVAPNSEDAVIIPEGYRQSVVISWGDPVLPGAPVFDVNRQSAAAQRQQFGFNNDFAGLLPIEGTPNRFLLVTNHEYTTEQFMHPGYDADNPTREQFEIAIAAHGLSVVEVERTPEGLRPVMGRYNRRITADTPFTIVGPAAGTDALKTAADPTGRTVLGTVNNCAGGVTPWGTILSGEENFNSYFGAPEGAPAPTGPAAERLERYGVAVEPTERKWENFDPRFDVTQTPNELNRFGYVVELNPWDPASPPIKHTALGRFKHEAATIHVTDDGTVVAYTGDDERFDYMYKFVSDKKIRPGDMAHNMTILNEGTLYVAKLSSDIPAGEINGSGTLPASGKFAGAGTWVPLLRSKADGQADSLVDGMTAQEIAVFTRLAGDKAGATKMDRPEDFEANPKTGKVYVALTNNSNRGAEGKAKADAANPRNDNKNGQVLEITDDHAGTAFTWELLLVCGDPEAADTYFGGFDKTKVSPISCPDNLAFDSHGNLWVSTDGNALDSNDGLFAVSLEGPTRGLTKQFLTVPLGAETCGPVITDDLVTVCVQHPGENDDNSIDDPLSRWPEGGNGTAKPSVVAVWRDGGNIGV; this is encoded by the coding sequence ATGGCGCTTATTCCGTTGAATCTCTTTGTCGCACACCACGGTCGGTCGTCGCGCCAACATGTCACCTGCCGATACCGGTGCGGCGACGCCTGCTCGAAGCCGGCACCCAATACCAGTGACAACGAGTACTTCGGCGATATCGTGCAGGCGCTGAACCGTCGCTCCGCGCTCAAGGCGGCCGGCATCGCCGTCGCCGCCGTCGGCGCCGGTTCCGCCCTGGCGGCCTGCTCGACCAACGGATCAGACACCGCCGCAACGTCGTCCACGTCGGCGTCCGCGCCGGCCGAGCCGCCGACGCCGGCCGGAATGAACTTTGCCGCCGTCGCCCCCAACAGTGAAGACGCCGTGATCATCCCCGAGGGCTACCGCCAGTCGGTGGTGATCAGCTGGGGTGACCCGGTGCTCCCCGGCGCCCCCGTCTTCGACGTGAACCGGCAGAGCGCGGCCGCTCAGCGCCAGCAGTTCGGATTCAACAACGACTTTGCCGGCCTGCTGCCGATCGAGGGCACCCCGAACCGGTTCCTGTTGGTGACCAATCACGAGTACACCACCGAGCAGTTCATGCACCCCGGCTACGACGCCGACAACCCCACCCGCGAGCAGTTCGAGATCGCCATTGCCGCCCATGGTCTTTCGGTGGTCGAGGTGGAGCGCACCCCCGAGGGCCTGCGCCCGGTGATGGGCCGCTACAACCGCCGCATCACCGCCGACACCCCGTTCACCATCGTCGGGCCGGCCGCGGGCACGGATGCACTCAAGACCGCCGCCGACCCGACCGGTCGCACCGTGCTGGGCACCGTCAACAACTGCGCCGGCGGCGTGACCCCCTGGGGCACCATTCTTTCCGGTGAGGAGAACTTCAACTCCTACTTCGGCGCACCCGAGGGTGCCCCCGCACCGACGGGGCCGGCCGCCGAACGGCTGGAGCGCTACGGCGTGGCCGTCGAACCCACCGAACGCAAGTGGGAGAATTTCGACCCGCGGTTCGACGTCACGCAGACGCCCAACGAGCTGAACCGCTTCGGCTACGTCGTCGAACTCAACCCCTGGGACCCGGCGTCACCGCCGATCAAGCACACTGCGTTGGGCCGGTTCAAGCACGAGGCCGCCACCATCCATGTCACCGACGACGGCACCGTCGTCGCCTACACCGGTGATGACGAACGTTTCGACTACATGTACAAGTTCGTGTCGGACAAGAAGATTCGACCCGGCGACATGGCCCACAACATGACCATCCTCAACGAGGGCACGCTCTACGTCGCCAAACTGTCCAGCGACATTCCCGCCGGTGAGATCAACGGCTCCGGGACACTGCCCGCCTCCGGCAAGTTCGCCGGCGCCGGCACCTGGGTTCCGTTGCTGCGCTCCAAGGCCGACGGGCAGGCCGATTCACTGGTCGACGGGATGACCGCGCAGGAGATCGCGGTGTTCACCCGCCTCGCCGGCGACAAGGCCGGCGCCACCAAGATGGACCGGCCCGAGGATTTCGAGGCCAACCCGAAAACCGGCAAGGTCTACGTCGCGCTGACCAACAACTCCAACCGCGGCGCCGAGGGCAAGGCCAAGGCCGACGCCGCCAACCCGCGCAACGACAACAAAAACGGTCAGGTCCTCGAGATCACCGACGACCACGCGGGCACCGCCTTCACCTGGGAGTTGCTGCTGGTCTGCGGTGACCCCGAGGCTGCCGACACCTACTTCGGCGGTTTCGACAAGACGAAGGTCAGCCCGATCAGCTGCCCCGATAACTTGGCGTTCGACAGCCACGGCAACCTGTGGGTGTCCACCGACGGCAATGCGTTGGACTCCAACGACGGTTTGTTCGCGGTATCGCTGGAGGGGCCCACCCGCGGATTGACCAAGCAATTCCTCACCGTGCCCCTCGGCGCGGAGACCTGCGGACCGGTCATCACCGACGATCTCGTCACGGTCTGCGTGCAACATCCGGGCGAGAACGACGACAACAGCATCGACGATCCGCTGTCGCGCTGGCCCGAGGGCGGCAACGGCACCGCCAAACCGTCGGTGGTCGCGGTGTGGCGTGACGGCGGCAATATCGGCGTCTGA